In Streptomyces sp. SID8374, one genomic interval encodes:
- a CDS encoding SDR family oxidoreductase — translation MSSSRRSLEGQVVVVTGAARGVGELLARKLSARGATLALVGLERDELKKVSERLHGESDHWFADVTDHAAMAQVAREVKERFGKVDVVVANAGVASGGPFVDSDPDAWRRVIEVNLIGGAVTGRAFLPVLMESRGYFLQIASLAAITPAPMMTAYCASKSGVEAFAHSLRAEVGYKGVKVGVGYLSWTDTDMVRGADQDDVMRELRQRLPWPMNRTYPLGPAVDRIADGIARRSPHVYAQWWLRGMQSVRGYLPSVIAIGGQREMRRFEPRLHTVSKGLVGAGGAADQDARAERT, via the coding sequence ATGAGCAGCAGCAGGCGGAGTCTGGAGGGCCAGGTCGTCGTCGTGACCGGCGCGGCCCGGGGCGTGGGCGAACTGCTGGCCCGCAAGCTGTCGGCGCGCGGGGCGACGCTGGCGCTCGTCGGCCTGGAGCGGGACGAGCTGAAGAAGGTCTCCGAGCGGCTGCACGGCGAGAGCGACCACTGGTTCGCCGATGTCACCGACCACGCGGCGATGGCCCAGGTGGCCCGCGAGGTCAAGGAGCGGTTCGGCAAGGTCGACGTGGTCGTCGCCAACGCGGGCGTCGCCTCGGGCGGCCCGTTCGTCGACTCGGACCCGGACGCCTGGCGGCGGGTCATCGAGGTGAACCTGATCGGCGGGGCGGTCACCGGGCGGGCGTTCCTGCCGGTGCTGATGGAGAGCCGTGGCTACTTCCTCCAGATAGCGTCGCTGGCCGCGATCACCCCGGCGCCGATGATGACGGCGTACTGCGCCTCCAAGTCGGGCGTGGAGGCGTTCGCGCACAGCCTGCGCGCCGAGGTCGGCTACAAGGGCGTCAAGGTCGGCGTCGGCTACCTCTCCTGGACCGACACGGACATGGTGCGCGGCGCCGACCAGGACGACGTGATGCGGGAGTTGCGCCAGCGGCTGCCGTGGCCGATGAACCGTACGTACCCGCTCGGCCCGGCCGTGGACCGGATCGCGGACGGCATCGCGCGGCGCTCCCCGCATGTGTACGCCCAGTGGTGGCTGCGCGGGATGCAGTCGGTCCGGGGCTACCTGCCCTCGGTCATCGCGATCGGCGGGCAGCGCGAGATGCGGCGCTTCGAGCCCCGCCTCCACACGGTGTCGAAGGGGCTGGTGGGGGCCGGGGGAGCGGCGGACCAGGACGCGCGTGCGGAGCGTACATAG
- a CDS encoding NAD(P)/FAD-dependent oxidoreductase: MAQQEHVRVAVIGTGFGGLGAAVRLRREGITDFVVLERADSVGGTWRDNSYPGCACDVPSHLYSFSFAPNPDWPRTFSGQEHIRAYLERVADTFGLRPHIRLNHEVKLMSWDKENLYWVIESANGTTLRADVVISATGPLSDPKMPDIPGLDSFPGKVFHSARWDHDYDLAGKRVAMVGTGASAIQIVPAIQPKTAKLTLFQRTPPWVMPRVDRTISKAEQALHRAIPATGTARRGLLWGIRELQVSAFTKHPDQLGLVEKIAKSNMARAIKDPALRAKLTPDYRIGCKRILLSSTYYPALAQPNVDVVASGLSEIRGSTVVAADGSEAEVDAIIFGTGFHVTDMPIAERVVGEEGITLAESWKDGMNSLRGATAAGFPNWMTIIGPNTGLGNSSMILMIESQLNYMADYLRQLNVLGGRAALGARSTAVTAWNHRVQERMKRTVWNTGGCTSWYLDESGRNTTVWPGTTGEFRRQTRSVDLAEYDVIRAAAKPGGAPVAGGVRGSETGRLGGSGLVPEQPGRDERETVTAGDPVASSTSRESGKAKGPVASGGGNVVEEASR; this comes from the coding sequence ATGGCCCAGCAGGAGCACGTACGTGTGGCGGTGATCGGAACCGGATTCGGGGGCCTGGGGGCCGCCGTCCGGCTGCGCCGCGAAGGCATCACCGATTTCGTCGTCCTGGAGCGCGCCGACTCGGTGGGCGGCACCTGGCGCGACAACAGCTATCCCGGCTGCGCCTGCGACGTACCGTCCCACCTCTACTCCTTCTCCTTCGCGCCCAACCCCGACTGGCCGCGCACCTTCTCCGGCCAGGAGCACATCCGGGCCTACCTGGAGCGCGTCGCCGACACCTTCGGGCTGCGCCCGCACATCCGGCTGAACCACGAGGTGAAGCTGATGAGCTGGGACAAGGAGAACCTCTACTGGGTGATCGAGTCCGCCAACGGCACGACCCTGCGCGCGGATGTCGTCATCTCCGCCACCGGGCCGCTCTCCGACCCCAAGATGCCCGACATACCCGGGCTGGACTCCTTCCCCGGCAAGGTCTTCCACTCCGCGCGCTGGGACCACGACTACGACCTGGCGGGCAAGCGGGTCGCGATGGTCGGAACGGGCGCCTCCGCCATCCAGATCGTCCCGGCGATCCAGCCGAAGACCGCCAAGCTCACGCTCTTCCAGCGCACGCCCCCGTGGGTCATGCCGCGCGTGGACCGCACGATCAGCAAGGCGGAGCAGGCACTCCACCGCGCGATACCCGCCACCGGCACCGCACGCCGTGGACTGCTGTGGGGCATACGGGAGTTGCAGGTCAGCGCCTTCACCAAGCACCCCGACCAGCTGGGGCTGGTGGAGAAGATAGCCAAGTCCAACATGGCACGGGCCATCAAGGACCCGGCCCTGCGGGCCAAGCTGACCCCCGACTACCGCATCGGCTGCAAGCGGATCCTGCTCTCCAGCACCTACTACCCGGCCCTCGCCCAGCCCAATGTGGACGTCGTGGCCTCCGGGCTCAGCGAGATACGCGGCTCCACCGTCGTCGCCGCCGACGGCAGCGAGGCCGAGGTCGACGCGATCATCTTCGGCACCGGCTTCCATGTGACGGACATGCCGATCGCGGAGCGGGTCGTCGGTGAGGAGGGCATCACGCTCGCCGAGTCCTGGAAGGACGGGATGAACTCGCTGCGCGGCGCGACCGCCGCCGGGTTCCCCAACTGGATGACGATCATCGGCCCCAACACGGGCCTCGGGAACTCCTCGATGATCCTGATGATCGAGTCCCAGCTGAACTACATGGCCGACTATCTGCGCCAGTTGAACGTGCTCGGCGGCCGCGCGGCGCTCGGCGCCCGCTCCACCGCCGTCACCGCCTGGAACCACCGGGTGCAGGAGCGGATGAAGCGTACGGTGTGGAACACCGGCGGCTGCACCAGCTGGTACCTCGACGAGTCGGGCCGCAACACGACGGTCTGGCCGGGCACGACGGGCGAGTTCCGGCGGCAGACGCGGTCGGTGGACCTCGCGGAGTACGACGTCATCCGGGCGGCCGCGAAGCCGGGCGGGGCTCCGGTCGCCGGGGGCGTACGCGGGAGCGAGACCGGGCGGCTCGGCGGGAGCGGGCTCGTACCGGAGCAGCCGGGGCGCGACGAGCGGGAGACGGTCACCGCAGGAGACCCGGTGGCATCCTCGACGTCCAGGGAGTCCGGGAAGGCCAAGGGGCCCGTCGCGTCCGGCGGCGGCAACGTCGTCGAGGAGGCCTCCCGATGA
- a CDS encoding exodeoxyribonuclease III, protein MLTVTSVNVNGLRAAAKKGFVEWLAGTEADVVCLQEVRAEPGQLAEEVRTPEGWHTVHAPAAAKGRAGVSLYSRQAPERVQIGFGGFDVPGAEEFDASGRYVEIDLPGVTVASLYLPSGEVGTERQDEKERFMAAFLPYLQGLKARAAADGREVVVCGDWNIAHQEADLKNWKANQKNSGFLPEERAWLTRVFEEAAYVDVVRQLHPDVAGPYSWWSYRGRAFDNDAGWRIDYQIATPGLAARAVKAWVERAATHGERWSDHAPVTVVYER, encoded by the coding sequence ATGCTGACTGTTACATCTGTGAATGTTAATGGGCTCCGCGCCGCCGCGAAGAAGGGCTTCGTGGAATGGCTGGCGGGCACCGAAGCCGATGTCGTCTGCCTCCAGGAGGTCCGCGCCGAGCCCGGCCAGCTGGCCGAGGAGGTCCGCACCCCCGAGGGCTGGCACACCGTGCACGCCCCCGCCGCCGCCAAGGGGCGCGCCGGGGTCTCCCTCTACTCCCGGCAGGCGCCGGAGCGGGTCCAGATCGGGTTCGGCGGGTTCGACGTGCCCGGGGCCGAGGAGTTCGACGCGAGCGGCCGGTACGTCGAGATCGACCTCCCCGGGGTGACCGTCGCGAGCCTGTACCTGCCCTCCGGCGAGGTCGGCACGGAGCGGCAGGACGAGAAGGAGCGCTTCATGGCGGCCTTCCTGCCCTACCTCCAGGGGCTGAAGGCGCGGGCGGCGGCGGACGGGCGCGAGGTCGTGGTCTGCGGCGACTGGAACATCGCCCACCAGGAGGCCGACCTGAAGAACTGGAAGGCCAACCAGAAGAACTCCGGCTTCCTCCCCGAGGAGCGGGCCTGGCTGACGCGGGTCTTCGAGGAGGCCGCGTACGTCGATGTCGTACGGCAGCTGCACCCGGATGTGGCGGGGCCGTACAGCTGGTGGTCCTACCGGGGGCGTGCCTTCGACAACGACGCGGGCTGGCGCATCGACTACCAGATCGCCACGCCGGGTCTCGCCGCGCGGGCGGTCAAGGCGTGGGTGGAGCGGGCCGCCACGCACGGCGAGCGGTGGAGCGACCACGCGCCGGTGACGGTGGTGTACGAGCGGTAG
- a CDS encoding alpha/beta fold hydrolase, which translates to MSRLLHRDDAPPVPANELFVTSADGSRIHVELHGPEDAPAVVLAHGWTCNTHFWAAQIRDLAADHRVIAYDQRGHGLTPEPGPGGYSVDALADDLEAVLAATLAPGRKAVLAGHSMGGMTLMAAARRPGLREHAAAVLLCSTGSGRLTAEALVLPLRASAFRTRLTATVLGAKAPLGPVTPVSKKLLKYATMGVGSAPERVDVCARIVHACPRRARVGWGQVLAELDVTADVRELRVPTAVIAGTGDRLTPPVHARAIAAALPVGLGLTELAGMGHMTPVEAPEAVTAKLRELTTRYVAAPTAATAATSEKEDVA; encoded by the coding sequence ATGAGCCGGCTCCTGCACCGCGACGACGCCCCGCCCGTCCCCGCGAACGAACTTTTCGTCACGTCCGCCGACGGCTCCCGCATCCACGTGGAGCTGCACGGCCCCGAGGACGCCCCCGCCGTGGTCCTCGCCCACGGCTGGACCTGCAACACCCACTTCTGGGCCGCGCAGATCCGGGACCTCGCCGCCGACCACCGCGTCATCGCCTACGACCAGCGCGGCCACGGCCTCACCCCCGAACCGGGCCCCGGCGGCTACAGCGTCGACGCGCTCGCCGACGACCTGGAGGCCGTGCTCGCCGCCACCCTCGCCCCCGGGCGGAAGGCGGTGCTGGCCGGGCACTCCATGGGCGGGATGACGCTGATGGCCGCGGCCCGCCGCCCCGGCCTGCGCGAACACGCCGCAGCGGTCCTGCTCTGCTCCACCGGCAGCGGCCGGCTGACCGCCGAGGCCCTTGTGCTGCCGCTGCGGGCGAGCGCGTTCCGGACCCGGCTCACGGCCACGGTCCTGGGGGCGAAGGCGCCGCTGGGCCCGGTCACCCCGGTCTCGAAGAAGCTCCTCAAGTACGCGACCATGGGCGTCGGTTCGGCCCCGGAGCGGGTCGACGTCTGCGCCCGGATCGTGCACGCCTGTCCGCGTCGCGCCCGGGTGGGCTGGGGCCAGGTGCTCGCCGAGCTGGACGTGACGGCGGACGTGCGGGAGCTGCGGGTGCCGACGGCGGTCATCGCCGGTACGGGCGACCGGCTCACCCCGCCGGTCCACGCGCGGGCCATCGCGGCGGCGCTGCCGGTCGGCCTCGGGCTGACCGAGCTGGCCGGCATGGGGCACATGACGCCGGTGGAGGCCCCCGAGGCCGTCACGGCGAAGCTCAGGGAACTGACCACCCGGTACGTCGCAGCCCCGACGGCAGCCACGGCCGCCACGTCCGAGAAGGAGGATGTCGCATGA
- a CDS encoding MerR family transcriptional regulator, which yields MEELAKEAGITVRTLRFYRERGLIPPPRREGRIAWYDDHHLARLRTITGLLERGHTLNGIADLAATFESGRDVAEVLGLGEPTEETPVRLTPEQLADYFEGEVTPENLATALDLGYLATDGDEIVHISRRLLEVSAELVREGVPLATVLSSGRRVREHADALAEIFVRVLHAHATETEPAQLRPLARAVVDAELSMALDRRLRREDGTQPPKAD from the coding sequence ATGGAGGAGCTGGCCAAGGAGGCCGGCATCACCGTGCGGACCCTGCGCTTCTACCGGGAGCGCGGACTGATCCCGCCACCGCGCCGCGAGGGCCGGATCGCCTGGTACGACGACCACCACCTGGCCCGGCTGCGCACGATCACGGGCCTGCTGGAGCGCGGCCACACCCTCAACGGGATCGCGGACCTGGCCGCCACCTTCGAGAGCGGGCGCGATGTCGCCGAGGTGCTGGGGCTCGGCGAGCCGACCGAGGAGACCCCGGTCCGGCTCACCCCGGAACAGCTCGCCGACTACTTCGAGGGCGAGGTCACCCCGGAGAACCTGGCCACCGCGCTGGACCTGGGCTATCTCGCCACCGACGGGGACGAGATCGTCCACATCAGCCGCCGCCTGCTGGAGGTGTCGGCGGAGCTCGTACGGGAAGGGGTGCCGCTCGCCACGGTGCTCTCCTCGGGCCGCCGCGTCCGCGAGCACGCGGACGCTCTCGCCGAAATCTTCGTACGCGTACTGCATGCCCACGCCACCGAGACCGAACCGGCCCAACTCCGGCCACTGGCCCGCGCGGTGGTGGACGCGGAGCTGTCGATGGCGCTGGACCGGAGGCTGCGGCGCGAGGACGGCACACAGCCCCCGAAGGCCGACTGA
- a CDS encoding TetR/AcrR family transcriptional regulator: MARTRLTPEREGELYESVLDLLREVGYDALTMDAIAARTRSSKATLYRQWGSKPELVAKALRHSKPGSLADIDTGSLRGDFHAALSRTDDCQMEKDAALMRGLSQAVHEYPELLQALRELLIEPEMTGLDQLLQRAVERGELSPDNPALRYIPHMLIGALAARQLIEDRPVDQAFLLDYVDSVILPALGV, from the coding sequence ATGGCGCGCACCAGGCTGACCCCCGAGCGCGAGGGCGAGCTGTACGAATCCGTCCTCGACCTGCTCCGCGAGGTCGGCTACGACGCCCTGACCATGGACGCCATCGCCGCCCGTACCCGGTCCAGCAAGGCCACCCTCTACCGCCAGTGGGGCTCCAAGCCCGAGCTGGTCGCCAAGGCGCTGCGGCACAGCAAGCCGGGGAGCCTCGCCGACATCGACACCGGTTCGCTGCGGGGGGACTTCCACGCCGCGCTGAGCCGGACCGACGACTGCCAGATGGAGAAGGACGCCGCGCTGATGCGGGGTCTGAGCCAAGCCGTCCATGAGTACCCCGAGCTGCTCCAGGCCCTGCGCGAGCTGCTGATCGAGCCGGAGATGACCGGCCTCGACCAGCTGCTGCAACGGGCCGTGGAGAGGGGTGAGCTGAGCCCGGACAACCCGGCGCTGAGGTACATCCCGCACATGCTGATCGGCGCGCTCGCCGCCCGGCAGCTGATCGAGGACCGCCCGGTCGACCAGGCGTTCCTCCTCGATTACGTGGACTCCGTGATTCTCCCCGCTCTCGGAGTCTGA
- a CDS encoding S41 family peptidase, with translation MSDDVAYLRFPHLHQDMLCFAAEDDLWVAPLAPAGHRPGRAWRVTVDRTRVSHPRFSPDGTSIAYTTWRTLDPEIHLAPVDGGPARRLTYWGSTDARVCGWSPDPADASQILAVSSHNQPFSYFSWAYSVPTDGSPGGRLPWGPVSDIAVADLDGERRTLLLTGTPPHEPAAWKRYRGGAMGRLWLHGERLLPDIGGHLASPMFVGRRIAFLSDHEGVGNLYSYRTDGTDLRRHTDHDAFYARNASSDGHRVVYQCAGDLWLVEDLESPDATPRKLEVRLGGPRTGRRHYQVPAAANVDSLSVDETGRASAVTVRGSLYWLTHRDGPARTISDTPGVRVRLPEMLGSGGQVAYVTDADGEDAVEIGYLPRASGDRAPRRLASGQLGRVQEMVSDPDGERLAIASNDGRLLLLDTGEPEAVADRGPGGSTRADLYAATGAAVLDSAAPVDEHPGLTELIRSVNGPVRDLAFSPDGDWLTWSHPGIGRSLRQIKLARISGPGAPVIVDVTNGRFEDENPVFTEDGRYLAFLSWRGFDPVYDVHTGDLSFPLGCRPYLVPLSSATPSPFALSPDGRPAAGGLDPIDVPEGGGTSEGSTVMVEFEGLESRVTPFPVSASKYSALHPVSGGGLVWLRWPISGALGETFANPADMSGRPTLEHFNIAKARKTELVDHLDWFAVSGDASRLVVMDDGELRAVPATEPGDTDSTVYLDLRRILHEVDPGAEWRQAYGEAGRIIRSFFWEPDMCGIDWDGVLDQYRPLVERVASPDEFADLLREVLGELGTSHAYVSPARRNEGPPHYQRAMGLLGANLVCRDGAWTLQRILPGDSSDSKARSPLAGTGIREGAVLTHVDGRPVDPVTGPFPLLTAAGGTTVELTFTPAGGGPSRRVAILPLVDERPLRYQDWVAKRRDVVRELSGGKCGYLHIPDMGGSGWAQFNRDLRLEVSRPALIVDVRGNAGGHISELVVEKLTRKILGWDLTRNAQAVSYASNAPRGPVVALADEATSSDGDMITAAFRLLKLGPVVGQRTWGGVVGMTGRHRLGDGTVITVPMNAAWFDTYGWSVENHGVEPDLEALRTPLDWAEGRHAVLDDAVQVALDLLAAHPASTPPSYDTAPNLRRPPLPPR, from the coding sequence GTGAGTGACGACGTCGCGTATCTCCGGTTCCCGCACCTCCACCAGGACATGCTCTGCTTCGCCGCCGAGGACGACCTCTGGGTCGCCCCCCTCGCACCGGCGGGCCACCGGCCGGGACGGGCCTGGCGGGTGACCGTCGACCGGACCCGGGTCAGCCATCCCCGCTTCTCGCCCGACGGCACCTCCATCGCCTACACGACCTGGCGCACCCTCGACCCCGAGATCCACCTCGCCCCGGTGGACGGCGGCCCGGCCCGCCGGCTCACCTACTGGGGGTCGACCGACGCCCGGGTCTGCGGCTGGAGCCCCGATCCCGCCGACGCCTCCCAGATCCTCGCCGTCTCCTCCCACAACCAGCCGTTCTCGTACTTCTCCTGGGCCTACAGCGTCCCCACCGACGGCAGCCCCGGCGGGCGGCTCCCCTGGGGCCCGGTCTCCGACATCGCGGTCGCCGACCTCGACGGCGAGCGCCGCACCCTGCTGCTGACCGGCACGCCCCCGCACGAACCGGCCGCCTGGAAGCGCTACCGGGGCGGGGCCATGGGCCGCCTCTGGCTGCACGGCGAGCGGCTGCTGCCGGACATCGGCGGCCACCTCGCCTCGCCGATGTTCGTGGGCCGCCGCATCGCGTTCCTCTCCGACCACGAGGGCGTCGGCAACCTCTACTCCTACCGGACCGACGGCACCGATCTGCGCCGCCACACCGACCACGACGCCTTCTACGCCCGCAACGCCTCCAGCGACGGCCACCGCGTCGTCTACCAGTGCGCGGGTGACCTCTGGCTGGTCGAGGACCTGGAGTCGCCGGACGCCACCCCGCGCAAGCTGGAGGTACGGCTCGGCGGGCCGCGCACCGGCCGGCGCCACTACCAGGTGCCCGCCGCCGCCAACGTCGACTCGCTCTCGGTCGACGAGACGGGCCGGGCCAGCGCCGTCACCGTACGCGGCAGCCTCTACTGGCTCACCCACCGCGACGGCCCCGCCCGCACCATCAGCGACACCCCGGGGGTGCGGGTGCGGCTGCCGGAGATGCTGGGGAGCGGGGGGCAGGTCGCGTACGTCACCGACGCGGACGGCGAGGACGCGGTGGAGATCGGCTACCTGCCGCGCGCCAGCGGCGACCGGGCCCCGCGCCGGCTCGCCTCGGGGCAGCTCGGCCGCGTACAGGAGATGGTCTCCGACCCGGACGGGGAGCGCCTGGCCATCGCCTCGAACGACGGGCGGCTGCTGCTCCTGGACACGGGGGAGCCGGAGGCGGTGGCGGACCGGGGACCCGGCGGCTCCACCCGCGCCGACCTCTACGCGGCGACGGGCGCGGCGGTCCTGGACAGCGCGGCCCCGGTCGACGAACACCCCGGCCTCACCGAGCTGATCCGCTCGGTCAACGGCCCCGTCCGCGACCTGGCGTTCTCCCCCGACGGCGACTGGCTGACCTGGTCGCACCCGGGCATCGGCCGCTCGCTGCGGCAGATCAAGCTGGCCCGGATCTCCGGCCCCGGCGCCCCGGTGATCGTGGACGTGACCAACGGCCGCTTCGAGGACGAGAACCCGGTCTTCACGGAGGACGGCCGCTACCTCGCGTTCCTGTCCTGGCGGGGCTTCGACCCGGTGTACGACGTCCACACCGGCGACCTCTCCTTCCCGCTGGGCTGCCGCCCCTACCTGGTCCCGCTCTCCTCGGCCACCCCCTCGCCCTTCGCGCTCTCCCCGGACGGGCGCCCGGCGGCGGGCGGCCTGGACCCGATAGACGTTCCGGAGGGAGGTGGTACGTCGGAGGGGTCGACGGTCATGGTGGAGTTCGAGGGCCTGGAGAGCCGGGTGACGCCCTTCCCGGTCTCCGCCTCGAAGTATTCGGCGCTGCACCCGGTGAGCGGGGGCGGTCTTGTCTGGCTGCGCTGGCCCATCTCGGGGGCGCTGGGCGAGACGTTCGCCAACCCGGCCGACATGTCGGGGCGGCCGACGCTGGAGCACTTCAACATCGCGAAGGCGCGTAAGACCGAACTGGTCGACCACCTCGACTGGTTCGCGGTCAGCGGCGACGCGTCCCGGCTCGTCGTGATGGACGACGGCGAGCTCCGCGCCGTACCGGCTACGGAACCCGGCGACACGGACTCCACGGTCTATCTGGACCTGCGCCGCATCCTGCACGAGGTCGACCCGGGGGCGGAGTGGCGTCAGGCGTACGGGGAGGCGGGCCGGATCATCCGCTCCTTCTTCTGGGAGCCGGACATGTGCGGGATCGACTGGGACGGGGTGCTGGACCAGTACCGCCCGCTGGTCGAACGGGTCGCCTCCCCCGACGAGTTCGCGGATCTGCTGCGCGAGGTGCTGGGCGAGCTGGGCACCTCGCACGCGTACGTCTCCCCCGCCCGCCGCAACGAGGGCCCGCCGCACTACCAGCGGGCGATGGGCCTGCTCGGCGCCAACCTGGTCTGCCGGGACGGCGCTTGGACCCTCCAGCGCATCCTGCCCGGCGACTCCTCGGACTCCAAGGCCCGTTCACCCCTGGCCGGTACGGGGATCAGGGAGGGCGCGGTCCTCACCCATGTGGACGGCCGCCCGGTGGACCCGGTGACGGGCCCGTTCCCGCTGCTGACGGCGGCGGGCGGTACGACGGTGGAGCTGACGTTCACCCCGGCGGGCGGCGGCCCCTCACGCCGGGTGGCGATCCTGCCCCTGGTGGACGAGCGCCCGCTGCGCTACCAGGACTGGGTGGCCAAACGGCGTGACGTCGTACGGGAGTTGAGCGGCGGCAAGTGCGGCTACCTGCACATCCCGGACATGGGCGGCTCGGGCTGGGCCCAGTTCAACCGGGACCTGCGCCTGGAGGTCTCCCGCCCCGCCCTGATCGTGGACGTACGGGGCAACGCGGGCGGCCACATCAGCGAGCTGGTCGTGGAGAAGCTCACCCGCAAGATCCTCGGCTGGGACCTCACCCGTAACGCCCAGGCGGTGAGCTACGCCTCCAACGCCCCGCGCGGCCCGGTCGTCGCCCTGGCCGACGAGGCGACCTCCTCCGACGGCGACATGATCACCGCCGCGTTCCGGCTGCTGAAGCTGGGCCCGGTGGTAGGCCAGCGCACCTGGGGCGGGGTGGTCGGCATGACCGGCCGCCACCGCCTGGGCGACGGCACGGTGATCACGGTCCCGATGAACGCCGCCTGGTTCGACACGTACGGCTGGTCGGTGGAGAACCACGGCGTCGAACCGGACCTGGAGGCCCTGCGCACCCCCCTGGACTGGGCGGAGGGCCGCCACGCGGTCCTGGACGACGCGGTCCAAGTGGCCCTGGACCTCCTGGCGGCCCACCCGGCGTCGACACCCCCGTCGTACGACACGGCCCCGAACCTGCGGCGGCCGCCGCTGCCGCCACGGTGA
- a CDS encoding GNAT family N-acetyltransferase, with translation MNIRPRRFDHPDAVKLNDQVQLEYAERYGDEGDVTFLDPAMFDPPHGLYLLAYDEQERPVATGGWRTQDRNSEGYRDGDAEIKRMFVIPEGRGRGLARRMLAALEEDARAAGRVRMVLETGDQQPEAIALYTSCGYTVCEEKFGHYRTYDSSICMAKPLRQL, from the coding sequence ATGAATATCCGCCCGCGCCGCTTCGACCACCCCGACGCCGTCAAACTCAACGACCAGGTCCAGCTCGAATACGCCGAGCGCTACGGCGACGAGGGCGATGTCACATTTCTCGACCCGGCCATGTTCGATCCGCCGCACGGTCTGTATCTGCTCGCCTACGACGAGCAGGAGCGCCCGGTGGCGACCGGCGGCTGGCGGACCCAGGACCGTAACTCCGAGGGCTACCGGGACGGCGACGCCGAGATCAAGCGGATGTTCGTGATCCCCGAGGGCCGGGGCCGGGGCCTGGCCCGCCGGATGCTCGCCGCCCTGGAGGAGGACGCCCGGGCCGCGGGCCGGGTCCGGATGGTCCTGGAGACCGGGGACCAGCAGCCCGAGGCGATCGCGCTCTACACCTCGTGCGGCTACACGGTCTGCGAGGAGAAGTTCGGCCACTACCGGACGTACGACAGCAGCATCTGCATGGCCAAGCCGCTCCGGCAGCTTTGA